A genome region from Calliopsis andreniformis isolate RMS-2024a chromosome 2, iyCalAndr_principal, whole genome shotgun sequence includes the following:
- the LOC143188409 gene encoding eukaryotic translation initiation factor 2-alpha kinase isoform X2, whose protein sequence is MSDVYVWKRIWLYLLFTIFCIFPLVDSGNIKQLTFCEQKSSRSLLFVSTLDGKISALDANNLGNKQWTLDFNEGPMLSSSIHRRELNNNGQWVRLIPSLNGGLYKFDGENLEAVPVSASELLHSSFRYSDDLVFSGGREVKSYGVSSVTGKILYECGINGCTNNTVGEGYIDQEVLIIQRYQQTVRAVEPRTGIERWNFSVGQHDLILVPQSDCRNKFASHVADIDIKVVIPDGLIWAVNRNNPKDKLWQYKFDSPIVTIWREDTNIRSSGHNSLKEVNLFDSSQWSWGAEFSFSPGLYLGNAIIQTLPSPVKNNNNNDPSLKINDAQSTTALSVLYNSEYVNGNGFYLYSKDQIQLDNGKQCNHTNSNSTLLAEQKSFTSNSTLEEDDTPVQVIIVSLWYWWKEVLIISITTAILLNFMLTQRLLNATTVAKDAVLPPLIVERHIETNKSDFQVRNDKENVDNFKSRYLTDFEPVDCLGKGGYGVVFEAKNKIDDCNYAIKRIALPNSQYSRERVMREVKALAKLDHQNIVRYFNAWLECPPAGWQEKHDPQWINKLTLPSAGFTSDIIPSETKLNNSVCISVSQTDQSSVESACEAYNALNRRDSDGDSFIIFEKSHSENANENVIDISNCSTESSNLSCSNGENDKIPEVTDSMGTESIVFEDTSSKHSENENKRKRQKSFSLDLNNKSNVRKSPKMFLYIQMQLCQRLSLREWLKNQSARDYRRVLIIFHQIVEAVEYVHLQGLIHRDLKPSNIFFSFDDKIKVGDFGLVTAMTEEYSEAHTPPSKSEGITLKNSLHTAYVGTHLYMSPEQMNGQGYNYKVDIYSLGIILFELLTPFTTEMERIAALINLRKSVFPKDFDVAHPAEYNLLRMMLDENPSNRPTTLGIKARPPLLNYEIANGLCMDEDVKWHFELPQLTRHSSVTSSSSGESWENINSIIMS, encoded by the exons ATGTCTGACGTATACGTATGGAAACGAATATGGCTTTATTTACTATTTACAATTTTCTGCATATTCCCGCTGGTTGACAGTGGCAATATAAAACAGTTGACGTTTTGCGAGCAGAAATCTTCGCGCAG CTTACTATTTGTGAGCACGTTGGATGGAAAGATATCAGCTTTGGAtgctaataatcttggaaacaagcaATGGACATTAGATTTTAATGAGGGTCCTATGCTGTCATCAAGTATTCACCGTAGAGAA CTTAATAATAATGGACAATGGGTTCGGTTGATTCCATCTTTGAATGGTGGATTGTACAAGTTTGATGGGGAAAATCTagaagcagtgccagtatcTGCATCAGAATTATTACATTCATCTTTTCGTTAttctgatgatttagtattctcTGGTGGCAGAGAAGTAAAATCATATG GTGTATCTAGTGTAACAGGAAAGATATTATATGAGTGTGGAATCAATGGTTGTACTAATAATACTGTAGGAGAAGGATATATTGATCAAGAAGTACTTATTATTCAGAGATATCAACAAACAGTAAGAGCAGTTGAACCTCGTACTGGTATAGAAAG ATGGAACTTCAGTGTTGGACAGCATGATTTGATATTGGTCCCTCAATCTGATTGTCGAAACAAATTTGCATCTCATGTTGCAGATATTGATATTAAAGTTGTTATACCTGATGGTTTAATTTGGGCTGTAAATAGAAATAATCCTAAAGACAAGTTATGGCAATACAAG TTTGATTCTCCAATTGTTACTATATGGCGTGAAGATACAAATATAAGAAGCAGTGGACATAATAGTTTAAAGGAAGTTAATTTATTTGATAGCTCACAGTGGTCCTGGGGTGCAGAATTTTCATTCAGTCCAGGTCTTTATTTAG gtaatgcaattattcaaactCTTCCAAGTCCAGTgaagaataataacaataatgatccttCACTTAAAATAAATGATGCACAAAGTACTACTGCATTATCAGTTTTATATAACTCAGAATATGTAAATG GAAATGGATTTTACCTATATTCAAAAGATCAAATACAATTAGATAATGGGAAACAATGTAATCATACTAATTCAAATTCAACACTGTTAGCAGAACAAAAATCATTTACATCAAATAGCACTCTTGAAGAGGATGATACACCTGTTCAAGTTATAATTGTTTCACTGTGGTATTGGTG GAAGGAAGttttaataatttcaattacgACTGCGATTCTACTTAACTTCATGTTAACACAACGATTACTAAATGCTACTACGGTTGCTAAAGACGCAGTACTTCCG CCTCTGATAGTAGAGAGACATATAGAAACAAACAAAAGTGATTTTCAAGTGAGAAATGATAAAGAAAATGTTGATAATTTTAAGTCGCGTTATCTCACAGACTTTGAGCCAGTGGATTGTTTAGGAAAAGGAGGATATGGTGTTGTCTTTGAAgcaaaaaacaaaatagatgATTGCAACTATGCTATTAAAAGAATAGCTTTACCAAACAG tcaatactcaagagagcgTGTAATGCGAGAAGTGAAGGCTTTAGCTAAATTAGATCATCAGAATATTGTGAGATATTTTAATGCATGGCTAGAATGTCCACCTGCTGGGTGGCAAGAGAAACACGATCCACAATGGATAAACAAATTAACGTTGCCAAGTGCAGGATTTACATCGGATATAATTCCGAGCGAGACAAAATTGAATAATTCTGTTTGCATTAGTGTCTCTCAGACTGATCAATCATCAGTGGAGAGCGCTTGTGAAGCTTACAATGCATTGAATCGTCGAGATTCAGATGGGGACTCATTTATTATCTTCGAAAAATCTCATTCTGAGAATGCAAACGAAAATGTAATTGATATTAGCAATTGCAGTACAGAAAGTTCCAACTTATCATGTTCAAATGGTGAAAACGACAAGATACCTGAAGTTACTGATTCTATGGGGACTGAAAGTATCGTATTTGAAGACACAAGTAGTAAACATTCAGAGAATGAAAATAAAAGGAAACGACAAAAATCGTTTTCATTAGATTTAAATAACAAGTCGAATGTGCGTAAATCTCCAAAAATGTTCCTTTATATACAAATGCAATTGTGCCAAAGGTTGAGTCTCAGGGAATGGCTAAAAAATCAATCAGCGCGTGATTATCGTCGTGTGTTGATTATATTTCATCAAATAGTTGAAGCTGTAGAATATGTTCATTTGCAAGGACTTATACATCGTGATTTAAAA CCATCGAATATATTTTTTTCCTTCGATGACAAAATAAAAGTTGGGGATTTCGGTCTTGTAACTGCAATGACTGAGGAGTATAGTGAAGcccatactccaccttcaaaaaGTGAAGGCATTACCCTAAAGAATAGTTTACATACCGCGTATGTTGGTACTCACCTGTACATGTCTCCGGAACAAATGAATGGACAAGGCTATAATTACAAAGTCGATATTTATTCCTTGGGTATAATTTTATTTGAACTTCTTACTCCATTTACTACTGAGATGGAAAGGATAGCTGCTCTTATAAATTTAAGGAAATCAGTATTTCCTAAAGATTTTGATGTCGCTCATCCAGCGGAG TATAATTTATTGAGAATGATGTTAGATGAAAATCCTAGTAACAGACCTACAACATTAGGAATCAAGGCTAGACCACCATTATTAAATTATGAAATCGCCAATGGTCTTTGTATGGATGAAGATGTAAAGTGGCATTTTGAACTTCCTCAATTAACAAGGCATTCCTCTGTAACTAGTAGTAGTAGTGGTGAATCTTGGGAAAACATTAATTCAATAATCATGTCATGA
- the LOC143188409 gene encoding eukaryotic translation initiation factor 2-alpha kinase isoform X1 — translation MSDVYVWKRIWLYLLFTIFCIFPLVDSGNIKQLTFCEQKSSRSLLFVSTLDGKISALDANNLGNKQWTLDFNEGPMLSSSIHRRELNNNGQWVRLIPSLNGGLYKFDGENLEAVPVSASELLHSSFRYSDDLVFSGGREVKSYGVSSVTGKILYECGINGCTNNTVGEGYIDQEVLIIQRYQQTVRAVEPRTGIERWNFSVGQHDLILVPQSDCRNKFASHVADIDIKVVIPDGLIWAVNRNNPKDKLWQYKFDSPIVTIWREDTNIRSSGHNSLKEVNLFDSSQWSWGAEFSFSPGLYLGMHDRQLYVQENAALHKSLEVLPKYTQHKKYPWQPYPAIGNAIIQTLPSPVKNNNNNDPSLKINDAQSTTALSVLYNSEYVNGNGFYLYSKDQIQLDNGKQCNHTNSNSTLLAEQKSFTSNSTLEEDDTPVQVIIVSLWYWWKEVLIISITTAILLNFMLTQRLLNATTVAKDAVLPPLIVERHIETNKSDFQVRNDKENVDNFKSRYLTDFEPVDCLGKGGYGVVFEAKNKIDDCNYAIKRIALPNSQYSRERVMREVKALAKLDHQNIVRYFNAWLECPPAGWQEKHDPQWINKLTLPSAGFTSDIIPSETKLNNSVCISVSQTDQSSVESACEAYNALNRRDSDGDSFIIFEKSHSENANENVIDISNCSTESSNLSCSNGENDKIPEVTDSMGTESIVFEDTSSKHSENENKRKRQKSFSLDLNNKSNVRKSPKMFLYIQMQLCQRLSLREWLKNQSARDYRRVLIIFHQIVEAVEYVHLQGLIHRDLKPSNIFFSFDDKIKVGDFGLVTAMTEEYSEAHTPPSKSEGITLKNSLHTAYVGTHLYMSPEQMNGQGYNYKVDIYSLGIILFELLTPFTTEMERIAALINLRKSVFPKDFDVAHPAEYNLLRMMLDENPSNRPTTLGIKARPPLLNYEIANGLCMDEDVKWHFELPQLTRHSSVTSSSSGESWENINSIIMS, via the exons ATGTCTGACGTATACGTATGGAAACGAATATGGCTTTATTTACTATTTACAATTTTCTGCATATTCCCGCTGGTTGACAGTGGCAATATAAAACAGTTGACGTTTTGCGAGCAGAAATCTTCGCGCAG CTTACTATTTGTGAGCACGTTGGATGGAAAGATATCAGCTTTGGAtgctaataatcttggaaacaagcaATGGACATTAGATTTTAATGAGGGTCCTATGCTGTCATCAAGTATTCACCGTAGAGAA CTTAATAATAATGGACAATGGGTTCGGTTGATTCCATCTTTGAATGGTGGATTGTACAAGTTTGATGGGGAAAATCTagaagcagtgccagtatcTGCATCAGAATTATTACATTCATCTTTTCGTTAttctgatgatttagtattctcTGGTGGCAGAGAAGTAAAATCATATG GTGTATCTAGTGTAACAGGAAAGATATTATATGAGTGTGGAATCAATGGTTGTACTAATAATACTGTAGGAGAAGGATATATTGATCAAGAAGTACTTATTATTCAGAGATATCAACAAACAGTAAGAGCAGTTGAACCTCGTACTGGTATAGAAAG ATGGAACTTCAGTGTTGGACAGCATGATTTGATATTGGTCCCTCAATCTGATTGTCGAAACAAATTTGCATCTCATGTTGCAGATATTGATATTAAAGTTGTTATACCTGATGGTTTAATTTGGGCTGTAAATAGAAATAATCCTAAAGACAAGTTATGGCAATACAAG TTTGATTCTCCAATTGTTACTATATGGCGTGAAGATACAAATATAAGAAGCAGTGGACATAATAGTTTAAAGGAAGTTAATTTATTTGATAGCTCACAGTGGTCCTGGGGTGCAGAATTTTCATTCAGTCCAGGTCTTTATTTAGGTATGCATGACAGGCAATTATATGTGCAAGAAAATGCAGCACTTCATAAATCATTGGAAGTATTACCAAAATATACTCAACATAAAAAATATCCATGGCAACCTTATCCTGCTATTG gtaatgcaattattcaaactCTTCCAAGTCCAGTgaagaataataacaataatgatccttCACTTAAAATAAATGATGCACAAAGTACTACTGCATTATCAGTTTTATATAACTCAGAATATGTAAATG GAAATGGATTTTACCTATATTCAAAAGATCAAATACAATTAGATAATGGGAAACAATGTAATCATACTAATTCAAATTCAACACTGTTAGCAGAACAAAAATCATTTACATCAAATAGCACTCTTGAAGAGGATGATACACCTGTTCAAGTTATAATTGTTTCACTGTGGTATTGGTG GAAGGAAGttttaataatttcaattacgACTGCGATTCTACTTAACTTCATGTTAACACAACGATTACTAAATGCTACTACGGTTGCTAAAGACGCAGTACTTCCG CCTCTGATAGTAGAGAGACATATAGAAACAAACAAAAGTGATTTTCAAGTGAGAAATGATAAAGAAAATGTTGATAATTTTAAGTCGCGTTATCTCACAGACTTTGAGCCAGTGGATTGTTTAGGAAAAGGAGGATATGGTGTTGTCTTTGAAgcaaaaaacaaaatagatgATTGCAACTATGCTATTAAAAGAATAGCTTTACCAAACAG tcaatactcaagagagcgTGTAATGCGAGAAGTGAAGGCTTTAGCTAAATTAGATCATCAGAATATTGTGAGATATTTTAATGCATGGCTAGAATGTCCACCTGCTGGGTGGCAAGAGAAACACGATCCACAATGGATAAACAAATTAACGTTGCCAAGTGCAGGATTTACATCGGATATAATTCCGAGCGAGACAAAATTGAATAATTCTGTTTGCATTAGTGTCTCTCAGACTGATCAATCATCAGTGGAGAGCGCTTGTGAAGCTTACAATGCATTGAATCGTCGAGATTCAGATGGGGACTCATTTATTATCTTCGAAAAATCTCATTCTGAGAATGCAAACGAAAATGTAATTGATATTAGCAATTGCAGTACAGAAAGTTCCAACTTATCATGTTCAAATGGTGAAAACGACAAGATACCTGAAGTTACTGATTCTATGGGGACTGAAAGTATCGTATTTGAAGACACAAGTAGTAAACATTCAGAGAATGAAAATAAAAGGAAACGACAAAAATCGTTTTCATTAGATTTAAATAACAAGTCGAATGTGCGTAAATCTCCAAAAATGTTCCTTTATATACAAATGCAATTGTGCCAAAGGTTGAGTCTCAGGGAATGGCTAAAAAATCAATCAGCGCGTGATTATCGTCGTGTGTTGATTATATTTCATCAAATAGTTGAAGCTGTAGAATATGTTCATTTGCAAGGACTTATACATCGTGATTTAAAA CCATCGAATATATTTTTTTCCTTCGATGACAAAATAAAAGTTGGGGATTTCGGTCTTGTAACTGCAATGACTGAGGAGTATAGTGAAGcccatactccaccttcaaaaaGTGAAGGCATTACCCTAAAGAATAGTTTACATACCGCGTATGTTGGTACTCACCTGTACATGTCTCCGGAACAAATGAATGGACAAGGCTATAATTACAAAGTCGATATTTATTCCTTGGGTATAATTTTATTTGAACTTCTTACTCCATTTACTACTGAGATGGAAAGGATAGCTGCTCTTATAAATTTAAGGAAATCAGTATTTCCTAAAGATTTTGATGTCGCTCATCCAGCGGAG TATAATTTATTGAGAATGATGTTAGATGAAAATCCTAGTAACAGACCTACAACATTAGGAATCAAGGCTAGACCACCATTATTAAATTATGAAATCGCCAATGGTCTTTGTATGGATGAAGATGTAAAGTGGCATTTTGAACTTCCTCAATTAACAAGGCATTCCTCTGTAACTAGTAGTAGTAGTGGTGAATCTTGGGAAAACATTAATTCAATAATCATGTCATGA
- the LOC143188409 gene encoding eukaryotic translation initiation factor 2-alpha kinase isoform X3, with translation MSDVYVWKRIWLYLLFTIFCIFPLVDSGNIKQLTFCEQKSSRSLLFVSTLDGKISALDANNLGNKQWTLDFNEGPMLSSSIHRRELNNNGQWVRLIPSLNGGLYKFDGENLEAVPVSASELLHSSFRYSDDLVFSGGREVKSYGVSSVTGKILYECGINGCTNNTVGEGYIDQEVLIIQRYQQTVRAVEPRTGIERWNFSVGQHDLILVPQSDCRNKFASHVADIDIKVVIPDGLIWAVNRNNPKDKLWQYKFDSPIVTIWREDTNIRSSGHNSLKEVNLFDSSQWSWGAEFSFSPGLYLGNGFYLYSKDQIQLDNGKQCNHTNSNSTLLAEQKSFTSNSTLEEDDTPVQVIIVSLWYWWKEVLIISITTAILLNFMLTQRLLNATTVAKDAVLPPLIVERHIETNKSDFQVRNDKENVDNFKSRYLTDFEPVDCLGKGGYGVVFEAKNKIDDCNYAIKRIALPNSQYSRERVMREVKALAKLDHQNIVRYFNAWLECPPAGWQEKHDPQWINKLTLPSAGFTSDIIPSETKLNNSVCISVSQTDQSSVESACEAYNALNRRDSDGDSFIIFEKSHSENANENVIDISNCSTESSNLSCSNGENDKIPEVTDSMGTESIVFEDTSSKHSENENKRKRQKSFSLDLNNKSNVRKSPKMFLYIQMQLCQRLSLREWLKNQSARDYRRVLIIFHQIVEAVEYVHLQGLIHRDLKPSNIFFSFDDKIKVGDFGLVTAMTEEYSEAHTPPSKSEGITLKNSLHTAYVGTHLYMSPEQMNGQGYNYKVDIYSLGIILFELLTPFTTEMERIAALINLRKSVFPKDFDVAHPAEYNLLRMMLDENPSNRPTTLGIKARPPLLNYEIANGLCMDEDVKWHFELPQLTRHSSVTSSSSGESWENINSIIMS, from the exons ATGTCTGACGTATACGTATGGAAACGAATATGGCTTTATTTACTATTTACAATTTTCTGCATATTCCCGCTGGTTGACAGTGGCAATATAAAACAGTTGACGTTTTGCGAGCAGAAATCTTCGCGCAG CTTACTATTTGTGAGCACGTTGGATGGAAAGATATCAGCTTTGGAtgctaataatcttggaaacaagcaATGGACATTAGATTTTAATGAGGGTCCTATGCTGTCATCAAGTATTCACCGTAGAGAA CTTAATAATAATGGACAATGGGTTCGGTTGATTCCATCTTTGAATGGTGGATTGTACAAGTTTGATGGGGAAAATCTagaagcagtgccagtatcTGCATCAGAATTATTACATTCATCTTTTCGTTAttctgatgatttagtattctcTGGTGGCAGAGAAGTAAAATCATATG GTGTATCTAGTGTAACAGGAAAGATATTATATGAGTGTGGAATCAATGGTTGTACTAATAATACTGTAGGAGAAGGATATATTGATCAAGAAGTACTTATTATTCAGAGATATCAACAAACAGTAAGAGCAGTTGAACCTCGTACTGGTATAGAAAG ATGGAACTTCAGTGTTGGACAGCATGATTTGATATTGGTCCCTCAATCTGATTGTCGAAACAAATTTGCATCTCATGTTGCAGATATTGATATTAAAGTTGTTATACCTGATGGTTTAATTTGGGCTGTAAATAGAAATAATCCTAAAGACAAGTTATGGCAATACAAG TTTGATTCTCCAATTGTTACTATATGGCGTGAAGATACAAATATAAGAAGCAGTGGACATAATAGTTTAAAGGAAGTTAATTTATTTGATAGCTCACAGTGGTCCTGGGGTGCAGAATTTTCATTCAGTCCAGGTCTTTATTTAG GAAATGGATTTTACCTATATTCAAAAGATCAAATACAATTAGATAATGGGAAACAATGTAATCATACTAATTCAAATTCAACACTGTTAGCAGAACAAAAATCATTTACATCAAATAGCACTCTTGAAGAGGATGATACACCTGTTCAAGTTATAATTGTTTCACTGTGGTATTGGTG GAAGGAAGttttaataatttcaattacgACTGCGATTCTACTTAACTTCATGTTAACACAACGATTACTAAATGCTACTACGGTTGCTAAAGACGCAGTACTTCCG CCTCTGATAGTAGAGAGACATATAGAAACAAACAAAAGTGATTTTCAAGTGAGAAATGATAAAGAAAATGTTGATAATTTTAAGTCGCGTTATCTCACAGACTTTGAGCCAGTGGATTGTTTAGGAAAAGGAGGATATGGTGTTGTCTTTGAAgcaaaaaacaaaatagatgATTGCAACTATGCTATTAAAAGAATAGCTTTACCAAACAG tcaatactcaagagagcgTGTAATGCGAGAAGTGAAGGCTTTAGCTAAATTAGATCATCAGAATATTGTGAGATATTTTAATGCATGGCTAGAATGTCCACCTGCTGGGTGGCAAGAGAAACACGATCCACAATGGATAAACAAATTAACGTTGCCAAGTGCAGGATTTACATCGGATATAATTCCGAGCGAGACAAAATTGAATAATTCTGTTTGCATTAGTGTCTCTCAGACTGATCAATCATCAGTGGAGAGCGCTTGTGAAGCTTACAATGCATTGAATCGTCGAGATTCAGATGGGGACTCATTTATTATCTTCGAAAAATCTCATTCTGAGAATGCAAACGAAAATGTAATTGATATTAGCAATTGCAGTACAGAAAGTTCCAACTTATCATGTTCAAATGGTGAAAACGACAAGATACCTGAAGTTACTGATTCTATGGGGACTGAAAGTATCGTATTTGAAGACACAAGTAGTAAACATTCAGAGAATGAAAATAAAAGGAAACGACAAAAATCGTTTTCATTAGATTTAAATAACAAGTCGAATGTGCGTAAATCTCCAAAAATGTTCCTTTATATACAAATGCAATTGTGCCAAAGGTTGAGTCTCAGGGAATGGCTAAAAAATCAATCAGCGCGTGATTATCGTCGTGTGTTGATTATATTTCATCAAATAGTTGAAGCTGTAGAATATGTTCATTTGCAAGGACTTATACATCGTGATTTAAAA CCATCGAATATATTTTTTTCCTTCGATGACAAAATAAAAGTTGGGGATTTCGGTCTTGTAACTGCAATGACTGAGGAGTATAGTGAAGcccatactccaccttcaaaaaGTGAAGGCATTACCCTAAAGAATAGTTTACATACCGCGTATGTTGGTACTCACCTGTACATGTCTCCGGAACAAATGAATGGACAAGGCTATAATTACAAAGTCGATATTTATTCCTTGGGTATAATTTTATTTGAACTTCTTACTCCATTTACTACTGAGATGGAAAGGATAGCTGCTCTTATAAATTTAAGGAAATCAGTATTTCCTAAAGATTTTGATGTCGCTCATCCAGCGGAG TATAATTTATTGAGAATGATGTTAGATGAAAATCCTAGTAACAGACCTACAACATTAGGAATCAAGGCTAGACCACCATTATTAAATTATGAAATCGCCAATGGTCTTTGTATGGATGAAGATGTAAAGTGGCATTTTGAACTTCCTCAATTAACAAGGCATTCCTCTGTAACTAGTAGTAGTAGTGGTGAATCTTGGGAAAACATTAATTCAATAATCATGTCATGA